Proteins from one Telopea speciosissima isolate NSW1024214 ecotype Mountain lineage chromosome 1, Tspe_v1, whole genome shotgun sequence genomic window:
- the LOC122658772 gene encoding protein LATE ELONGATED HYPOCOTYL-like isoform X2 → MEKEALIKGIPLGKALDIEIPPPRPKRKPSNPYPRKTSTGAPQSSPVKDGKLLTPASHLHTSKQPLDLQNDSSAEKPAQSVNSARTKEILNENNRSEALTLFQEVPCTSYSSVSKIPASSAPKCSSTFREFVPSMKDIEDQGASDESHLTVKTKVNQKLDRTNADCKDMNNGVIGTLNLQTSSPSSHDELVQGVRTDEPKKPEMLGLFSTDEMQINQNFPRHVPLQFVDGISGTCMQTVGPDMTYPASIMHEHGGAHGNPNMFTNPTASASSEHYSNMSRSSVHQSVPTFPSPFTPVCNNQDNYQSFLNFSATFSSLVVSALLQNPAAHAAASLAASFWSCTNVEALVDSSSGTLGGFPLRQMSPPPSMAAVAAATVAAASAWWAAHGLLPLCPPLHTGINCVPSPTAAIPSTDTGQFTVVNKGKKDNNSQVPPWEDEQLDPKFSEALKRDSASKSPPVSSVDSESGATMSNSSKLKDHMQKPMQVPGFHDSNKAKTRKQVDRSSCGSNTASSSEVEMDALEKHVKGEEESKEIDLSHASGETNYRCSRSASNVTESWKEVSEEGRIAFQALFSRQVLPQSFSRLNDLSNGHPKSSDEERNEKGEEATLQLDLSSKKTWGTCPDHPGAEKPESLKSSNNLELGSLMMGFGHARLKARRTGFKPYKRCSIESKENRVGNGSDPGEEKGHKRIRVEGEASAW, encoded by the exons ATGGAAAAAGAGGCTCTTATCAAAGGCATTCCACTTGGAAAAGCTCTTGACATAGAGATACCTCCTCCACGTCCTAAAAGAAAACCAAGCAATCCATATCCTCGAAAGACCAGCACAGGGGCTCCTCAGTCTTCTCCTGTCAAGGACGGAAAACTCTTAACACCAGCTTCGCATCTGCATACCAGTAAACAACCATTGGACTTGCAGAATGACTCATCTGCTGAG AAACCTGCTCAAAGTGTGAACTCTGCTAGAACAAAAGAAATTCTGAATGAGAACAATCGCTCAGAAGCCCTTACTCTTTTCCAAGAGGTTCCCTGCACTTCCTACTCTTCTGTAAGCAAAATACCAGCATCTTCTGCACCCAAATGCTCATCTACCTTCAGGGAGTTTGTACCCTCAATGAAAGATATAGAGGACCAGGGTGCAAGTGATGAATCCCATCTCACAGTCAAAACCAAAGTGAATCAGAAATTGGACAGAACCAATGCCGACTGTAAAGACATGAATAATGGTGTAATTGGGACCCTGAACTTACAGACATCGAGCCCGAGTTCACATGATGAACTGGTCCAAGGAGTAAGAACAGATGAACCGAAGAAGCCTGAAATGCTTGGCCTGTTCTCAACAGATGAAATGCAAATAAATCAGAATTTCCCAAGGCATGTCCCTTTGCAATTTGTAGATGGAATCTCAGGAACATGCATGCAAACTGTGGGCCCTGACATGACATACCCTGCATCCATCATGCACGAACATGGGGGAGCTCATGGAAATCCAAATATGTTCACAAACCCAACCGCTTCTGCAAGTAGTGAACACTATAGTAACATGTCAAGGTCTTCTGTTCACCAATCCGTGCCAACTTTTCCTTCCCCCTTCACCCCAGTGTGCAACAATCAAGACAATTACCAATCCTTTCTCAACTTCTCTGCTACTTTTTCAAGTCTTGTTGTATCTGCTCTGTTGCAAAACCCCGCAGCCCATGCTGCAGCAAGCCTGGCTGCTTCATTCTGGTCATGTACTAATGTGGAAGCTTTGGTAGATTCTTCTTCTGGTACTCTCGGAGGGTTTCCATTAAGACAGATGAGCCCACCTCCTAGTATGGCAGCAGTTGCTGCTGCTACAGTTGCAGCTGCATCTGCATGGTGGGCAGCTCATGGGCTGTTGCCATTGTGCCCCCCTCTTCACACTGGCATTAATTGTGTTCCTTCACCCACCGCTGCAATTCCATCCACAGATACTGGTCAATTTACTGTAGTCAACAAAGGTAAAAAGGACAATAATTCTCAGGTTCCACCTTGGGAAGATGAACAACTGGATCCAAAATTCTCCGAGGCTCTGAAAAGAGACTCGGCTTCCAAGTCTCCCCCTGTGTCATCAGTAGATTCTGAGAGTGGAGCTACAATGTCGAATAGCAGCAAATTGAAAGATCATATGCAGAAGCCCATGCAGGTTCCCGGGTTCCACGACTCCAACAAGGCTAAGACAAGAAAACAGGTTGACCGTTCCTCATGTGGTTCCAACACAGCTTCCAGCAGTGAAGTAGAGATGGATGCATTAGAGAAGCATGTGAAAGGTGAGGAAGAGTCAAAAGAAATTGATTTAAGCCATGCATCTGGTGAGACTAATTACCGTTGCAGTAGAAGTGCCAGCAATGTGACCGAGTCATGGAAGGAGGTCTCAGAAGAG GGTCGGATTGCCTTTCAAGCACTCTTCTCTAGACAAGTACTGCCACAGAGCTTTTCACGTCTAAATGATCTGAGCAATGGGCATCCAAAgtcaagtgatgaagaaagaaatgagaaagGTGAAGAGGCCACTTTGCAGCTAGACCTTAGTAGCAAGAAGACATGGGGTACTTGTCCAGATCATCCAGGGGCAGAAAAACCTGAATCACTGAAAAGCAGTAATAATCTTGAGTTAGGGTCGTTGATGATGGGGTTCGGACATGCAAGGCTGAAAGCTCGTCGAACTGGATTTAAACCGTACAAAAGGTGTTCAATTGAATCCAAGGAAAACAGGGTGGGAAATGGTAGTGACCCAGGGGAAGAGAAAGGTCACAAGAGGATACGTGTGGAAGGGGAAGCGTCAGCTTGGTAA
- the LOC122658772 gene encoding protein LATE ELONGATED HYPOCOTYL-like isoform X1, which produces MDVYSSGEELIIKTRKPYTITKQRERWTEDEHTRFIEALKLYGRAWQRIEEHIGTKTAVQIRSHAQKFFSKMEKEALIKGIPLGKALDIEIPPPRPKRKPSNPYPRKTSTGAPQSSPVKDGKLLTPASHLHTSKQPLDLQNDSSAEKPAQSVNSARTKEILNENNRSEALTLFQEVPCTSYSSVSKIPASSAPKCSSTFREFVPSMKDIEDQGASDESHLTVKTKVNQKLDRTNADCKDMNNGVIGTLNLQTSSPSSHDELVQGVRTDEPKKPEMLGLFSTDEMQINQNFPRHVPLQFVDGISGTCMQTVGPDMTYPASIMHEHGGAHGNPNMFTNPTASASSEHYSNMSRSSVHQSVPTFPSPFTPVCNNQDNYQSFLNFSATFSSLVVSALLQNPAAHAAASLAASFWSCTNVEALVDSSSGTLGGFPLRQMSPPPSMAAVAAATVAAASAWWAAHGLLPLCPPLHTGINCVPSPTAAIPSTDTGQFTVVNKGKKDNNSQVPPWEDEQLDPKFSEALKRDSASKSPPVSSVDSESGATMSNSSKLKDHMQKPMQVPGFHDSNKAKTRKQVDRSSCGSNTASSSEVEMDALEKHVKGEEESKEIDLSHASGETNYRCSRSASNVTESWKEVSEEGRIAFQALFSRQVLPQSFSRLNDLSNGHPKSSDEERNEKGEEATLQLDLSSKKTWGTCPDHPGAEKPESLKSSNNLELGSLMMGFGHARLKARRTGFKPYKRCSIESKENRVGNGSDPGEEKGHKRIRVEGEASAW; this is translated from the exons ATGGAAAAAGAGGCTCTTATCAAAGGCATTCCACTTGGAAAAGCTCTTGACATAGAGATACCTCCTCCACGTCCTAAAAGAAAACCAAGCAATCCATATCCTCGAAAGACCAGCACAGGGGCTCCTCAGTCTTCTCCTGTCAAGGACGGAAAACTCTTAACACCAGCTTCGCATCTGCATACCAGTAAACAACCATTGGACTTGCAGAATGACTCATCTGCTGAG AAACCTGCTCAAAGTGTGAACTCTGCTAGAACAAAAGAAATTCTGAATGAGAACAATCGCTCAGAAGCCCTTACTCTTTTCCAAGAGGTTCCCTGCACTTCCTACTCTTCTGTAAGCAAAATACCAGCATCTTCTGCACCCAAATGCTCATCTACCTTCAGGGAGTTTGTACCCTCAATGAAAGATATAGAGGACCAGGGTGCAAGTGATGAATCCCATCTCACAGTCAAAACCAAAGTGAATCAGAAATTGGACAGAACCAATGCCGACTGTAAAGACATGAATAATGGTGTAATTGGGACCCTGAACTTACAGACATCGAGCCCGAGTTCACATGATGAACTGGTCCAAGGAGTAAGAACAGATGAACCGAAGAAGCCTGAAATGCTTGGCCTGTTCTCAACAGATGAAATGCAAATAAATCAGAATTTCCCAAGGCATGTCCCTTTGCAATTTGTAGATGGAATCTCAGGAACATGCATGCAAACTGTGGGCCCTGACATGACATACCCTGCATCCATCATGCACGAACATGGGGGAGCTCATGGAAATCCAAATATGTTCACAAACCCAACCGCTTCTGCAAGTAGTGAACACTATAGTAACATGTCAAGGTCTTCTGTTCACCAATCCGTGCCAACTTTTCCTTCCCCCTTCACCCCAGTGTGCAACAATCAAGACAATTACCAATCCTTTCTCAACTTCTCTGCTACTTTTTCAAGTCTTGTTGTATCTGCTCTGTTGCAAAACCCCGCAGCCCATGCTGCAGCAAGCCTGGCTGCTTCATTCTGGTCATGTACTAATGTGGAAGCTTTGGTAGATTCTTCTTCTGGTACTCTCGGAGGGTTTCCATTAAGACAGATGAGCCCACCTCCTAGTATGGCAGCAGTTGCTGCTGCTACAGTTGCAGCTGCATCTGCATGGTGGGCAGCTCATGGGCTGTTGCCATTGTGCCCCCCTCTTCACACTGGCATTAATTGTGTTCCTTCACCCACCGCTGCAATTCCATCCACAGATACTGGTCAATTTACTGTAGTCAACAAAGGTAAAAAGGACAATAATTCTCAGGTTCCACCTTGGGAAGATGAACAACTGGATCCAAAATTCTCCGAGGCTCTGAAAAGAGACTCGGCTTCCAAGTCTCCCCCTGTGTCATCAGTAGATTCTGAGAGTGGAGCTACAATGTCGAATAGCAGCAAATTGAAAGATCATATGCAGAAGCCCATGCAGGTTCCCGGGTTCCACGACTCCAACAAGGCTAAGACAAGAAAACAGGTTGACCGTTCCTCATGTGGTTCCAACACAGCTTCCAGCAGTGAAGTAGAGATGGATGCATTAGAGAAGCATGTGAAAGGTGAGGAAGAGTCAAAAGAAATTGATTTAAGCCATGCATCTGGTGAGACTAATTACCGTTGCAGTAGAAGTGCCAGCAATGTGACCGAGTCATGGAAGGAGGTCTCAGAAGAG GGTCGGATTGCCTTTCAAGCACTCTTCTCTAGACAAGTACTGCCACAGAGCTTTTCACGTCTAAATGATCTGAGCAATGGGCATCCAAAgtcaagtgatgaagaaagaaatgagaaagGTGAAGAGGCCACTTTGCAGCTAGACCTTAGTAGCAAGAAGACATGGGGTACTTGTCCAGATCATCCAGGGGCAGAAAAACCTGAATCACTGAAAAGCAGTAATAATCTTGAGTTAGGGTCGTTGATGATGGGGTTCGGACATGCAAGGCTGAAAGCTCGTCGAACTGGATTTAAACCGTACAAAAGGTGTTCAATTGAATCCAAGGAAAACAGGGTGGGAAATGGTAGTGACCCAGGGGAAGAGAAAGGTCACAAGAGGATACGTGTGGAAGGGGAAGCGTCAGCTTGGTAA